AGTTTGTTTGCATCAATAAGATATGTCAAAGAGTGTAATTATGCAACAGGAGTTGCATTTGAAATGAAGAAAGTATAAGTAGAAGACAAAAAGAGCAGAGAGAATAGAGAGCAGATACTGATATTTTACATTTTCCAGTCACAAATAAAGCTGACAGATAATGTAAGAAAATGTTTATCGTCATTATGAACTACTATAGAGAAGCATCATGATCAATATTAACTCCAAGTCACCCGCAAAAACGAGTACCAGCTTTAAAAGTTTCTTTGCTGGTGGAATTTGTACTATTGCAAAACAAGGAACACATGAAGAGGTCATACTTACAATATATTGTATGGTTAATTGAGCAAGATAACACCTTGGACCACATTATCATTTAACATTCTATTTACAAAATCAATTAAAAGAAGGAATGTCCTGCTCATGACTTTTAACTTTTAAGCAAGGATTACAGACCGCATGACAAATCTCAGAGACTTAACATGTTCAATATATACCCCTCATTCAGTCACTTAAAAGATATTCAAATCATTTTCTGAACCAAATTATGCTAAAATCTTAGATCCTCTTGAAAGTTTGGTCTATGTTACTCCATATATGAGCACTGGCACGAAAACGAGCCATCAGATGTTTTTCAGCGAAATTAAGAACACAAAACTGGAGCAAGGCAAGATTGGATTAAACAATGCACAAGAAGGGGGCCTATCGAGGAAGAGAGTAGCCCATAGTAACAGAAGATAAACGATATTCAGAAAATGTTGATAGCAGATAAAATCTTCCTGACATTCTGAAACACAAATCATACATTTTCTGACAGCATGTCTATATCTTTCCTGAGTAGATGAACAATCTTTTGCCTTTTAATCAcagttatcatcaattaattCTGTTTTCTATGAATAAAGAAAAACATTTAACTGTCATCTGCTTCTAAACACAGTTGAAACCAATGCATGTCAACAATTGCCACTTCAATAATAAGGCGAGACACTGCTACCACCAACCCCCAAGTTGaagcaaaattttaaaactgaAATGCTTCAActaaaatcaaaccaacttTAGTAATAGTATGCAATTAGAGAACCTAGTAGAGATATTAATCAACAAAGGCACAACTGAAAGTTTCCAAGCAGTTAATTTTTCAATTAGACATTTCTGACTTGGTCTAAGTTCTCAGACTGAATACTTCCATTCATTTATCACTAgacgaaaaagaaaaaagaaaaacaaaagcaCTTTGAACTTCCAAAAAGAAGGTTTACAAAATGCTGAGCAAATAATGGCGAATAAGCTAAGCAACCCAATGCAAACTCAATACATGGAGTTATTTTCTAAATAATCATTTCCTtcttatttgattttcttttactcAAAAATTGTACAGCTCCTCTTTTACTCTttttactccctccgtttcagtTTGTTTGTATGGTTTTGGCTAGGcatggagtttaagaaagtaaagtaaacttaagtaaaaaaaatgtcCTTTAACCTTGCAGGTAAAGCCGTATTTTTTTCCCAATAAACCCAAACCAGCACTTCTAAATTAGTATACAGGCTAAATGATCCTGAGGATTTTGCTTATTAGTTAAACTTTTCAAATCCAACTTGTATACTTTGCTGGAAAAGCTCTTACTTGCAACGAATAATTACTGGAACGGGTTTAAGAGCCTTGGGTCCATTCCTTATGCCTCTCTTGTGAGGAGAAACCTGCATTATTAACCACAAcccataccaaaaaaaaaaagcagtTAGATGTAATTTCTGTAACTCACTCTCTCTTTCAGAGAGCACCAGCCCACACCCAAGCTACCAACACACATTACTTCAAAATATGTACGTATTTTATGCATACATGTGATGGAATAGGAAAATCTAAACAAGCGTTAAGCCAACATGCACAACCTagtgttatcaaaagcaaaaagcgcaaaaaagctctaaggtccattggggctttaagcgcaaaCCACAAATAAAGCGTggtttttaatgaaaaaaggcgcaaagggagaaaaaaaatcaaatatttatgtttagtccaagactaataatttaTAAGCATGAATGAGAATACATGAACatagaaatagaaaaataattacgataaagtgaaatatcaacgGTTTAGTGTCGTCTCTTCGAGGGTCATTGGCAAGGATAAGTAtgtcttagaaccttgatgatgGCACTGAAGCGCACACTAAGCAAGGTGAAGCgctcaacacgttttgagcctcCCTTCAAGGCTTAAGCgcgcctttgacaacactggCACAACCAAATGAAAAGGCATTCTAAAAGGTTATTGCAGTTTAAAACAACGACCTATGTTGCTCAATAGGTGCGGTTATCCGACACAAGTGTGAATGTATAGGTAGGATTTCTCATAACATAATTTTAGGACTTGGGAGTATAGATCAACACTCTTTTTAGTTGAAAAATAACAGTTTTTCAAACAACAATGTTTAACTTGATTACATTTTATGTTAAAAGATTAATAATTATTGTGTAATTATGGCTTCattacaacatcaacaacatacctagtgtaatcccacagGTCGGATTAGCCGATTAGGGGAGAGTAGAGTATACACAGACCTTAAtcctacctcgtggaggtagaaaGACTACCCTATGCCCAAGTAACGCATATCAAAGCAGTTTGAAAAGGAAAGTACATAAGTAATGAGGACATATCAAATAATAGCAAAACATTACATAGCATTCAGACAACAAGCAAAAGTAACAACCAAATAATGCGATAACCAAAGCGTTGGACACAACAGGTAGTAAAAGAAATCGTACGATAAGAAACTACAAGAGTACTGTTACTACTATTGGTACTACTACTATTGGTATGAAAGGAGAAACAGGTACGGTGCACCAAACTACCACCAAGCCTTTGTAAGAAAGCGAGACTACtcactacctactaaccttctatcctTATTCGTGATCTCCATattctcctatctaaggtcatatcctcagGAAGCTAAAGATGCATCATGTACTAtttaatcacctctccctaacACTTATTCGGTCTACCTCCATTTCTCCTTAAACCCACCGTAGCCAACTTCTCACACCTCGTTACAGAGGCATCAATGCATCTCCTTTTCACATGTTCAAACTATCTCAATCTCGTTTCTCTTATCTTGTCCACCACGAAGGACACTCCCACTTTGTCCCAGATATCTCATTCTAAATCTTATCTCTActagtatgtccacacatccacATCAGCATTTTCGAATCATGgcttcattatttatttttaattaaccAAATGTTTAAGGTTTATTAGTTACTATTCAACTCCATTGATGGGTGCGAGGATATGACTTGCATTTTTAGAGGATCCAACCCCGGTGTGGCTTCATTTTAGAGGATCCGAGTGACAGAGACAATGGCTTTGCTTTTGTAGAACAAGGATCATATTCCAATCAAACACCTATCCTCAAGGGGAAAGATATGTTCACATTGATCCTAAGCGGCAACTAACTTCAGAATATTCCTTGAGTCATCTAGCTTGTATTGCCTCTAATTGCCATGCACAGGCAAATATGCAATAATTCCTTTAAATTCAGTGCTATATGTCTATCATATTAAAGGATATATTTAAGGGATTTAATGGATTAAGATTAAATTTAACTTGAACTGAACTGAGACCGGCAACACTTCTAAAAAGAAGGATCTTTGAGGGGGAAAAGAAATCAAACCTTCTTCTTAGGAACAGCCATAACCTCCATGGACCCCCAAATGAAAGGTGAATTTGGAAGCATGTTGCTGTTATTCTCATTTTCAGGTAAAACCAACGACGGTATTGTAGCCATCGGCCGATTAACCACACTATCTAGAGGCGCCGGACGGGCGGTTATGTGGACAGATCGTCGAAGACTGGAGTTCACGCCGGCGAACTTCCCGGCGGTTCGTAGCATCGTTGCTCTTAACGCCATTTTTGCTGGTTTTTTGACCGTGCTGACAGTAAGCAGAAGAAAGAGGGTGAAACACTGACGGTTCGGAAGTCGTATGGGCCGAATATTATTGGCCGTCTCGCATTTACTATGGCTCAATTACTTAAAAGGAATTTTTACTTTAACTAATATAATTTAGGGAAAATTATCCTTTTACACATAATATGATGctacatttatttttattttcttttataccaaatttttttaaaattctctctttttcctttctctctctatacctcACTGATACATCCGCCTCTTCCTTCATCCTTGCCCTAATTTGCTCTAGTTAATTTGATACTCTTCAACCGTTAATCAATTTCAAGATTCCaactaaggtatattttaatctttccttatatggaatttcacttcatcttcattcaatctgatttctcctaaaatttgtatattttgatttcttctgaaaatct
This sequence is a window from Solanum dulcamara chromosome 10, daSolDulc1.2, whole genome shotgun sequence. Protein-coding genes within it:
- the LOC129871618 gene encoding uncharacterized protein LOC129871618, with amino-acid sequence MALRATMLRTAGKFAGVNSSLRRSVHITARPAPLDSVVNRPMATIPSLVLPENENNSNMLPNSPFIWGSMEVMAVPKKKVSPHKRGIRNGPKALKPVPVIIRCKSCGRVKLPHFFCCSGIKQNPGEENSSTG